The Macaca nemestrina isolate mMacNem1 chromosome 9, mMacNem.hap1, whole genome shotgun sequence genome includes the window AAACCTTGGACAAGTCCCGTAACTTCTCTGAGAtctattacattttatttgtaaaatggagttaataatTGTCAAAAGTCCAAGCCCCAGGACTCCAATATACTCGATGAGATTGCTGAGagtattaaataaataacagatcTGGACAGAGCTTTGCAAAGTATAAAGGGATAACAAGAGTTCATACTTCTGCTCCTCCTTCGATCCTCCTAATAAACCTAGAGGCAGCTACTACTATCCCTATAGATATTGTATAGATGGAAACAGGCAGCCCCTTATCTTGTGAATGGAGAATTGGCTGTTCTATGGCAGGCAGTGTGAGCCCAGGACCTGTGCTCTTAATCCCACAGCATACCACTTAGTGTGGTTTACACAGTTTCTCATGCAGAACTTTGTTCCTTTAGATTTCTTAATCAAGGTAAACTCTTGCCTGAAATATCTTCTAGATGAGTGAAATCCAATAACCTTGCTTAAGAGGTGAACCAGAAGCATGTAATGCATTCGTTTCATCTGGAATTATCCCCAGGAGCATGGATGTTTGACAACTTCTGCCATTTGCTTCGTCACATACTTACTTGAAAACAAGCAAGGCTTCCTTAAAAAGCCTTGCTTCCACCAGTATTTATATGTGTTTCCCTTCTAGCAATGGGGACAAGTAGGCCCAAAGTGTGCCAAGTGTGCTGACTGGGACACAAGGAAGCCCTTTTGAGTTGTAAAATGTGTCATGGCACATCCGCAGGGTGAATAATGAAGGCATTGCCTGAATTTCCTAATTCTTTTCTCCTGGTAGCCAAATTTTATTCCAGTTCTTACCTGGGAAGCAATCAAGTTAGGTTCTGTTTGGTAGTTGTTAACAGAAAGTTTAGCAAAGGGATAAACTTTAGGCTTTATGGACTAACCTTTGGCAGATTATCTTATATAATGTGTATTCTATagactttttgttcttttacaatGTATGTTCTTTTTCCATACAGACATCCTCTCCTGTTACAAGTGGGAAAGAAACGGTAACTATAACACTTAAATttacaaaatggggataataataatgcTCCATCCGTCTTGTGCATTTGTTTTGAGCTTTAAAGTTTGATAGGTGAACTGTCACTAAGCACAGAATCTGGCTCAACAATTATTCTTGACCAGCTCAGCTCAAAAGTGAGGGAGAACATGCGAAATCACAGATGGATTTCACAAagtgttgagcaaaagaagccagacacaaggagtgtatattttatatttgcatctATCGTATgctgaaaaacagacaaaactactCTATGACAATAGATTTCAGAATAGTGGTCACGCACAAGGAGGCTGGAAGGGATTTGAGGGGGATCCTGAGATGCTgctaatgttctgtttcttgatctgggtgttGGTCTTATGGGTGTATTCCTCGTGTGAAAAGTCATCAACTTATATATTTATGATTCATATACTTTTATTATTCTTCAATAAAATCAATTCCCCCCAAAAGTGAAGGTGAATCCATTATTAAATGAGTTGCACTTTTATAGGGATTCTGCAGATGATCTTCAATATTTCCAGATAGTCTGCAAATCTGAAAACTTATGTGACTAAAAGCATGACTATTTCCACTCCAATCAAAGCAAAATAGGAATTTGAAAATTAATTGGTTAATGCATTTagtacaaataaattttttttgaaaggcTAAAGGtcacttttatttatgtttttattatactttaagttctagggtagatgtggaaaacgtgcaggtttgttacatatgtatgcatgtgccatgtcggtgtgccgcacccatcaactcgtcatttacattaagtgcaaataaattttttaaaattcatattaaaatagtgtggtatggctgggcacggtggctcacgcctgtaatgccagcactttgggaggccaaggcgggcagatcacgaggtcaggagttagagaccagtctggccaatatagtgaaaccttgtctctactgaaaatacaaaaattagttgggtgtggtggcacgtgcctgtagtcccagctacttgggagactgaagaagtagaatcatttgaatccaggaggcggaggttgcagtgagccgagactgtgccattgcactccagcctgggtgacagagcgagactcaatttcaaaaaaaaaaaaaaaaaaagtgtggtatataataaaagattttatttttagccaAACAGGTGAAAATGGCATCTAATTGTTGTTCTGATTTGTATCTCAGCTTTTCCTATGTTGAGGAGACATTTGTATTTCTGTTCTAAAGAATACCTGTTCGTATcgtttgcccatttttctatttgatcATTACCCTTTCCAATAGATTTAAACTGTTTAAATTAAGTCCTATGAAAGTAAGTCATTTCTCATGTGTGTTACAAACATTTTTGCACATTATTTCATTACGCTTTTGATTTTGTAGATGATGTTTGTGATCCAtgcagattttttgttttatttttattctattgaatttttcctttattcttgaaGACTCTGGGCTTCCCCTGACCCTGTGCTTTTCATTCTGTGCCAGGACTGCGGGCCCTCTCTTGGATTAGCGGTGGCCATCCCCTCCCTGGTGGCCACAGCCCTGCTGGTGGCTTTACTATTTACTTTGATTCACCGAAGAAGAAGCAGCATTGAGGCCATGGAGGTGATTACCAGCTTCTTTGGGTCCAGATGTGTAGGCAGGCAGCATTTCAGTGAACTGGCGTTTGGACTAAGGGTGTCAGAATTCAGGGCCCATGTCTATTTCCTGAGGACAGGATGCTGGAAGTTTCTGGGCCATAATTTCCACTGCAGACACAACATTAGGCACCAAACAGAGCTGATTTGTCATCAACTCTTCAGGTCAGTTGAGGATTTCCTGGCAAGGATAGTATTTGGGGTAACAAAAAGTAGCAGTGGAGAGGGATGTCTGTTGCCATGGCAAACACATGTCTGTACAGTGGGTGTGCTTTCTAAAGTTGAGAAACAAAAGCGCACAAGCTTCACAAAGAGAGGATGGAGATAATGTTAGGAAAGATAGAAGACGAAGAGGGGCTGAGGTGTCCGTGGTAGGAATGTATCCAGAAGTACGTGGCTCTAtctatctttgcctttttcacACATCTGAACATGTATAATTCACAAGGGAATCTATATCCTCCCCATCCAATCCATGCCCCCAATGCCAGACTGTTCTAGGGACTGTGTTTAGAATTCAAAGGCCACCTAGACCCATATCCAACAAGGTTCCATGGTTGTGACAGAACTGCGTCACGTGGACTCTGGGTTCTAACTCCATTCTCTATTCGCATTCACAGTTGTTATCATATGGGTAAGCATTAATTAAGAGATGGAAAATTGAGGTTCTAAACCAGACTCTGCCCCTTTATGATTTATATGATCCTGGACAACTTGGTTAGTTCAACTCCAAAACAGGAGTCATAGAAACTACCCTCCCTATTTTAAGAGGTAGGGAAAGTTctaaggatgaaatgagataatggatgATGAACATCTTTACGTGTAAAGATGTGTTGACAAGCTGTAAATTTTAAACACATTAAGAAGTGTTGTGGTTGGTGGTGGTATTGTTTAAGTAATAGTTTCTCAACCTCTAGtgcactttaaaattatttaggaaGCTCAAAATTTCCAATCACCAAAGccattaaatcagaatttctggatGACAAAGCTGTGGCACTgatcttgaaaaaacaaaaacaactttttaattataatttcaaacttaTACTAAAGTAGAGAGGAGAGTATAATGAAAGCAATTATTAACTCATGGCCAATATTGTTTCATCTCTACTCTTACCCTGGATTATTTTTGGATAACTCACAATGATATTTCTTGGCTTGGGTatgggtttggtttggtttgaggTGGGGATGTTATTAGATGCctctgtgtttgttttgtttgttttaatgcaCACTCAGATTTAAAAACCACTGATTTTAATCATAGTTATGGTCAAATGCTATGCCccttcacttctttttctttctttcttttattattattatttttttccaatttaggaAAGTGACAGACCATGTGAAATTTCAGAAATTGATGACAATCCCAAGATATCTGAGGTAAGAACTCTTGGATATACTCTCTATATACCATTTACACAGTAAACAAGCTAAGTGTTTTAAAGCTTTTCATGCACAAAAGAAGCACAGTATGAGCACATGTGGAAAGGAGACGACCAAGAGGAAGTTCAAGCACAAAGGAGGTTCTCAGTGCATTTTTATCGGCTGAACAGAAATTCAAGCTTCctttaatattagaaaatcaatttaatataatttattttactgacAAACTAAAATAGAAAACTCACGTGACCATCTCAATAGGTGAAGAAAGTTCAAAAAAATGTAACAGTGATAtgaactctcagcaaactaaaaatagaatggGAACTTCCTTGACTTGAAAGaagatgtctttaaaaaaaaaatacagctaacGTCATACCTAACAGTAAAATGTAGAAAGCATTCTCTTTagatcagaaataaaacaaggatgttcactaacaccacttctattcaatattatACTTTAGATCCTAGTCAATGaagtaggattttaaaaaattagacagtataagcctggtgcagtggctcatgcctgtaatcccagcactttgggagactgaagcgggtagatcacctgaggtcaggagtttgagaccagcctggccaatatggtgaaatccccgtgtctactaaaaatacaaaaaattagctggatgtggtggcgggcgactgtaatcccagctactcgggaggctgagggaagagaatcgcttgaatccaggaggtggaggttgcagtgagctgagatcgcaccattgcactctagcctgggtgaaaagagtgagactccatctcaaaaaaaaaaaaaaaaaaaaaaaagaaaatataacactgaaaaggaagaaacaaaattgtgattatttgcagatgatatgattgtcgACATAGAAAAGCTAAATctggctgcgtgcagtggctcacgcctgtaatctcagcactttgggaggccaaggcgggtggatcaccgaggtcaggagttctagaccagcctggctaacatgatgaaaccccatctctactaaaaatacaaaaattagccaggtgtggtggcaggtgcctataatcctagctactcggaggggctgaggcaggagaatcacttgaacctgggaggcggaggttgcagtgagccgagatcgcgccattgcactccagcctgggggacaagagtgagacttcgtctcgaaaaaaaaaaaaaaagaaagaaagaaaagaaaagctaaatctacagaaaaattacttgaattaacaagaaattttaacaaatttactggatacaaaaatcaatatacaaaagtaaTTTACACTTTCAACATCAACAACAATTAGAAAAAgcgattttaaaaattaccattttgtgATGGTAATTGgtaataaaaatatgtagaatgctatggaataaatctaacaaaaatatgtaatatctttatggaaaataataaaactttggtttaaaaaactattaaataATACCTAAATAATGGGGGTTATATACCATGCTCCTGGATAGAAAGTGTTAATAATATTACAATATCAAACAATGTTAATctatataataaatgtaatttcAATACAAATCCCAATCAATTTTTTTCATGGAACTTAATGAGGTCCTTCTAAAATCTATatgaaataaagtagaaaaagagTTAAAAAGACACAACAAACAGATAGGtggaacaaacagaaaataaatagcaagatggtagatttaaacctaaccatatcaatgatcacattaaatgtaaatagtctaGATACCCGAATTAACAGGAAGAGATATTCAGATTGGTTATAAAAACAAGGTCCAACCATATGATGCTTACaaaactcactttaaatataaattcacaaatagattaaaaattaaaagacaaaaaatgagaTACTTTGTTAACAATAAACAAAAGATAGTTGAGTGGCCTGAAAGCTCCCCAAAGCAGTAAGATCAGGCAATTGTGGGTCTCTcctcatttgttttctgtctctcaaGGACCATTGTCCTTCCTTGCCTGTTGTCTAGTGTCTTGAAAACTATTGCTTGAAATGTTGtgtctgattttggttatttcagGTGGGAGGGTAAATGTGGTTGCTGTTAGTGCATCTTGTATGGAAGAATTCTCTGCAAtcgtttttaaaaaaacctatttGTTTCCTTAAGAATCCTAGGAGATCACCCACACGTGAGAAGAATACGATGGGAGCACAAGAGGCCCACATATATGTGAAGACTGTAGCAGGAAGCGAGGAACCTGTGCATGACCCT containing:
- the LOC105478470 gene encoding opalin isoform X3 is translated as MGMTSSPVTSGKETDCGPSLGLAVAIPSLVATALLVALLFTLIHRRRSSIEAMEESDRPCEISEIDDNPKISENPRRSPTREKNTMGAQEAHIYVKTVAGSEEPVHDPYRPTVEMERRRGLWWLVPRLSLE
- the LOC105478470 gene encoding opalin isoform X2 → MSFSLNFTLPANTTSSPVTSGKETDCGPSLGLAVAIPSLVATALLVALLFTLIHRRRSSIEAMEESDRPCEISEIDDNPKISENPRRSPTREKNTMGAQEAHIYVKTVAGSEEPVHDPYRPTVEMERRRGLWWLVPRLSLE
- the LOC105478470 gene encoding opalin isoform X4, which encodes MQQKQKPCLAQSFSLNFTLPANTTSSPVTSGKETESDRPCEISEIDDNPKISENPRRSPTREKNTMGAQEAHIYVKTVAGSEEPVHDPYRPTVEMERRRGLWWLVPRLSLE
- the LOC105478470 gene encoding opalin isoform X6, which translates into the protein MGMTSSPVTSGKETESDRPCEISEIDDNPKISENPRRSPTREKNTMGAQEAHIYVKTVAGSEEPVHDPYRPTVEMERRRGLWWLVPRLSLE
- the LOC105478470 gene encoding opalin isoform X5, which produces MSFSLNFTLPANTTSSPVTSGKETESDRPCEISEIDDNPKISENPRRSPTREKNTMGAQEAHIYVKTVAGSEEPVHDPYRPTVEMERRRGLWWLVPRLSLE
- the LOC105478470 gene encoding opalin isoform X1; translation: MQQKQKPCLAQSFSLNFTLPANTTSSPVTSGKETDCGPSLGLAVAIPSLVATALLVALLFTLIHRRRSSIEAMEESDRPCEISEIDDNPKISENPRRSPTREKNTMGAQEAHIYVKTVAGSEEPVHDPYRPTVEMERRRGLWWLVPRLSLE